Proteins encoded together in one Micromonospora auratinigra window:
- a CDS encoding C39 family peptidase, with the protein MATTLLRKTVLTAAGFAATAAGIAGPAIAAHAAPAEKTTQVSTDRKGHGERELKVDYEAQPNFYYCGPAATRNALSVLGKNIDVDAMAKEMGTTEDGTNSINDITPVLNKETGRNAYHSTEMPADKVDGARVEKLRTDIVKAVDDGRAVVANIAGTATDTDGTTHSFEGGHYISVVGYRDGGKVVTIADSANPDMASYRMDVDALAHWIASRGYSS; encoded by the coding sequence ATGGCTACCACGCTGCTGCGCAAGACCGTCCTGACCGCTGCCGGCTTCGCCGCCACCGCCGCAGGGATCGCCGGCCCGGCCATCGCCGCGCACGCCGCCCCCGCCGAGAAGACCACGCAGGTCAGCACCGACCGCAAGGGCCACGGCGAGCGCGAGCTGAAGGTCGACTACGAGGCCCAGCCCAACTTCTACTACTGCGGCCCCGCCGCCACCCGCAACGCCCTGTCCGTGCTCGGCAAGAACATCGACGTCGACGCCATGGCCAAGGAAATGGGCACCACGGAGGACGGCACCAACAGCATCAACGACATCACCCCCGTCCTGAACAAGGAGACCGGCCGCAACGCGTACCACAGCACCGAGATGCCGGCCGACAAGGTCGACGGTGCCCGCGTGGAGAAGCTGCGTACCGACATCGTCAAGGCCGTGGACGACGGCCGGGCCGTGGTCGCCAACATCGCCGGCACCGCCACCGACACCGACGGCACCACCCACAGCTTCGAGGGTGGCCACTACATCAGCGTGGTGGGCTACCGCGACGGTGGCAAGGTCGTGACGATCGCCGACTCGGCCAACCCGGACATGGCCTCGTACCGGATGGACGTGGACGCCCTGGCGCACTGGATCGCCAGCCGCGGCTACAGCTCCTGA